GTCATGTATTTTACAAACTCTGAATACAAAGTAAGCaatacaaatatttcatttcaccatGCAATAAATTTAGCTCTTTTATCTCTTTAGTAACCAGACAGCTTGAATAATAAAGGCAAAATCATTGcatgatgaaataaaacatttttattcaatatttactaTTTCAGTTGCACATTTTCCAGAACATGCATggataaatttttaaaatatttaaatttgataGTGATAATCCATAGCATGGCGCTATTAGAGTAAGTGGCCTTATTTTCATGTGAAATACCCGGAATTACTGTCTTATGTTTGATATCTGGTTTGTACCATGCTATAATTTGTTATGAAACCTATTTCTGTCTAAACAGGAAACCTTCTTTTCTTGTTATACTGAAAAAATTGGTTTGTAAATGATAGCATCATCATGCACTTTGTTTGTGCATACGTGCAGtagtctgcatatgtgtgtgtgtgtgtgtgtgtgtgtatgtgtgtgcatgcacgtctgtgtgcatgtatgtatgggtgtttgtgtgcacgtgtgcatgtgggtgtgtgagtgtgtgtgcccagtTGTGGgggcagtggtggtggtggggggagatgGGTTGATGGGTgggcacgtgcacatgcacgtttgtgcatgtgtacgccAACATCTGTAACTTCCGCTGGAGCTATCAGCAGACTGAAAgccatccctctctctggctAACATATAATCAGCTTTGGTGTTCCTGCACACACTGTTCCAGGACCTCTACTTATCTCAAAATGGGAGCAttcaaataaagcaaataaacaaatggcgGTGTGGGGATGTGAGGGCCTGCCTTTGCGATGGGATCTCCCCAGAGAAAATGACACTGGGGTTAGCCTAATTGCACGGTTCGGGCAATGAGAGAGCTCACAGCGATCTGCTCGCTCTTACTGACTCATAAAATCAGTGTCCTGTGGCCAGCGAGCAGAGTCATTCCCATGCTTCACACCAAAGTCCATTTCAACCTGAAAACTGGAAGAAACTGTGCAGAGGGTTGTTACAGAGACGTGTGCTTGTAAGTGTCTGAAATATGTGCTGAAGCACCCTCTAGTGGTCGGCAGGGCGTTACATTgtttaggctttttttttaaacgttggTAGAAAAAGACCTGGGAGAATGAAAAGGACACACATAAACTtccaaccaaacacacacacacacacagattcacacatgAATGTAAAaccatgcacagacacacaagcacacgtacaCAACTTTATACATTGGTTcaattcaaagttttttttccgtttcagtcattttcagaATCTCTTTTAATGTCTTATGAGCAGCACAAAGCCATTCAaccaatgaaaaatgtaaaaatatcatTCTCCATAATAGCATGTGTATAAATGCTGTGGCAAAAACAATAAgcaacaccacaaaaaaaaacaaaaaaaaaactaaaaggcGAAAATGCAACAATATACATTTGATGTTACATGGTTGTTTTGGAGATACCTTCATATCTGTGGGAGTCTGTTTTAAATCAGTGCCATTCGCACACTGATATGTATAGGTGTCTGTGAACTACACAGGTGCACCGCCTCCATGCCCACATCCTATCTGCATTCCAAAATCCCAAACATTTCATCCACGCTGACACAAAGCCTGCCCGGCGTCCATTTAAGGGGTGTCTCGCATCCGCACGGCTGCCGCTCTACTGTTCTGGGTTCAGGCAGGCTGGTAACCTGCCGGATACGAAAGGTGTTGAGTGTTCACAGTCTGCTTTTCACTGAAGGCCTCACATTGCATTGTGGGTCACGGCGAGGTTCGAAGGCCGAAAATCTCCCTTTGCGCAATACTGACTGTAAGAGGGATTATAAAGGGAGTGGGGAGCCTTTGTTGAGCTCCTTCGTTTCTTCTTCTGTTGCTGTCCTCTGACTCGAACCCCAGGGTGATGTGCGCGTTCGAGGCTTGCGGACGGGGGTCAGAAGGCTCCGACCTCCGTGCCCCAGGGTTGCGGCGCTTTGCTGGGGTTCCCTGCGCCCCCGCGCTGGGCGGAGCCGGATCCTGGCGGAGCGAACGGCCTGAAGGACACCTGCGAGGTGgcagaggagggtggggtgaCCAGGAGGGGCGGAGCTCCGTGACCCTCGGAGGAGGGCTGAGAGagtctgtgggcggggccggcggaggggagggagggcacCCTGCGCACAGCAGccagggcggggctcaggaCTGCCGCCTGACGACCGGCCGGGAGGCAGCCAATGGGAGCCGCCCGCAGGGCCGGCGAGGGGTAGGCTgccagcagggcggcggcgTGGGGCGGGAGGTCCCTGCGAGAGGCCCCCGGGAAGGGGGCGGAGTTGGCGGGGGGCGGAGTCGGGAGGTGGGGGAAGGAGGCCCAGGGCCAGGGTGCGAAGGGAAGGGCCGCCGGACTCTGCATCAGTGGGTCCAGCTCGCTGGCACAGTGGCTCAGGTGTGACACCAGCCGCGCTCCGATAGGGTCAGGGGCCTCCAGGCCCTCCAGCGAGCTCAGGTACCGCACCACTTCCCCCACACACTCCCGAAACCCCAGCGTCCTGTAATCCACCGCCAGAGCACGGGCATCAAAgtaccctgagagagagagagagagagagagagagggcaagagagagagagagaaatgtaaagGTCTATGTCACCACATGGATaggacacagagcacagagttcCTTGGTTATGTGGTGCAGCATCTCCCTTCTGAACATACTGTTTCATTCAGTTACTCCctttccttcccctctctcttcctctgtattTCCATCCATCCTCCTGAGAAGGTGCTCCGTGCTGCTTTCTCAGGAACAATCCCTCCGAGCGGAGGATAAATggacagactctctctctctctctctctgtcactctctctctctctctctctctgtcattctctctctctctgtcgctctctctctttctttaccactctctctcacttagCAAAGAATTTCAGTTCCTGCTGTTTATGCTCGAAACCCGAGTGCTGTACCTTTCCCCCCCATGGCATGGAGCAGTTTGAGGTGATCCACAGTCATCTGCAAGATCTCAGCCTTCTCCAGTTTGGAGGAGCCCTAAACCAGGAAACAGCATTACTGAGGATAGTAGGACATACCTATAACAGGcaacatgcagacacactgtGATGCATAGTTCTCTGTTCggcagaacacacagctgattCCATGCTTCTCACAAGTCCCTTTGATTGTGTccatatgtttgttttttcacacaGAATGAAGAAGAGTCTACAGCTGATAGGTTTGAAGGACTTACACTGgagtttaatttctttattattatccAGTATGTTTGAATTAGCTTTATGGAGAAAAATGGCACTAAGGTTAGAATCCCAAGTTCTTGGAGTTCATAGAGATTTCATTCGTTCATGTGACTGTGCACATAACAGAATTAGG
This region of Anguilla rostrata isolate EN2019 chromosome 8, ASM1855537v3, whole genome shotgun sequence genomic DNA includes:
- the heyl gene encoding hairy/enhancer-of-split related with YRPW motif-like protein, translating into MKRPHDYSSPDTEVEELIDVGQEDSYCPVTGSMSPGSTSQVLARKKRRGIIEKRRRDRINHSLSELRRLVPSAFEKQGSSKLEKAEILQMTVDHLKLLHAMGGKGYFDARALAVDYRTLGFRECVGEVVRYLSSLEGLEAPDPIGARLVSHLSHCASELDPLMQSPAALPFAPWPWASFPHLPTPPPANSAPFPGASRRDLPPHAAALLAAYPSPALRAAPIGCLPAGRQAAVLSPALAAVRRVPSLPSAGPAHRLSQPSSEGHGAPPLLVTPPSSATSQVSFRPFAPPGSGSAQRGGAGNPSKAPQPWGTEVGAF